In Phycisphaerae bacterium RAS2, the DNA window GACGACCGTTCGCCGACTTCAGTTCATCGAGCAATCGCTGCTCGCCGGCCGGCATCGGTTGATCGTCACCGCGCTCGTACTCCGCGACCCACAACTCGTTGAGAATCCGCGCCGTGTCCGTCTCGTACAACGGGGGAAACTGCGCGTCGCGGTAATACGGGAAGTGACCGCTCGTGCGATACAACTCCAGACGACCGATGTGCGGTGTGAAAACCGGCTGGTAACCCTGCTCGCGCAGCTTGTCGCGGAGATGCTCCTCGAGGAGCAGACGTACGATGGCGCCCTTGGGCTTCCAGAGGATGAGGCCGGACCCGGAGAGCGGATCGATCGTGAACAGGTTCAGCTCCTGCCCGATCTTTCGGTGATCGCGCTTTTTCGCTTCTTCGATGCGCGTCAGGTAGGCGGCCAGGTCTTTCTTGTTATGAAACGCCGTGCCGTGGACGCGCTGCAACTGTTGCTTCGTCGCGTCGCCGTGAAGGAACGCACCGGAGACGGTGAGAAGCTTGAACCCACCGACGCGGCCGGTGCTGGGGATGTGAGTCCCCATGCAGAGGTCTTCCCAGTTCCGGCCCGGTTCCGGCCCGGTGACATAGAAGCTCAACTTGTCGCCCTTTGCGCGCTCGGCGTTTTCCACCTTGTACGGGTTGCCCTCGCGGCGGACCTTTGCAAGCCCCTCGTCACGGCTCATTTCGTAGCGAGTGAAGGGCCGGTCCTCCGCGACGATCTTGGCCATCTCGGCCTCGATCGCGGGGAAGTCCTCGGGCGTCAGACGCTTGGGCAGATCGATGTCGTAGTAGTAGCCGTCCTCGACCGGCGGGCCGTAGACCAGTTTCGTCTCGGGCCACAACCGGCAGATCGCCTCGGCCATGATGTGCGCCGTGCTGTGACGCAGAATGGTCAGCGATTCATCGCTCTTGTCGGTGATCAGCCAGAGCTTGCAGTCGCCCGATAGCGGCGTCGCCAGATCGAGCATGGCCGGACCGTTTCCGAAATCGGCCTTCGCCCCGAGCGCTGCCTTGGCGAGGCCGGGGCCGATCTTCGCGGCGACGTCGCGCGCGGTCGCGCCATCGGCGTGTTCATGGACCGATCCATCGGGCAGGGTGACACGAATCATTCGATGGCGCTCCTCAACCCGGCGTATCCGAATCTTCCGGACGTGCGCGCGGAATCCACGGGCGCAGCCTGGCCGTTCAAGGCGCACAGCGGGTTGTGCAACCCATGCGAAGTCACGATGTTCTGGATGTGCGGAACAAGATTGCGATCGCCACCGGTCAAAGGCCCAATGGGGCCGAACCCCCCGAAATCAACCATTACACTATAACATCGGCAGGCCCGGCGTCAAGTTTCAACAGGGCGTACGAGCCAAAGACCTAACCCGTCATTTCGGAATCAGGGGCCGACCTTAAAGCCGTCCGAAAGTCCGTATCGCTGCACCACGTCCGGCGCGATGTTGGACAGGTTGGCGGTTACGGTGTTCTGGGGCAGCCATTGATAAGGATTGGAGAAGTCCAGGTCGCCCAGCGTCGCGGCATGGCCGTCGAAATAGACGAGATTCCCCTGGTAGGAATTGGCCTTCGCGCCGCGGGGCGGTGTGCCGGTGCTGTGTCGGAAGCCGTAGATGCGGGCATCGACCGTCGCAGCCGATCCGCCGCCGTTCCCGGGAGCAAAACGTCGATCCCATGAACGCGAACCCGCGGTTGCTCCCAGGAAGTGCGGCCCGCGATCAGAAAACGCCCCGCCCCACGTGGCCGGCATGCTCAAGTCGTAGTCGGGCGCCACGTCGATTTCGGAGTACTTTCCGCCGTCAGCAAACAGCACCTTGTTCGCCGGATTGCCGATGAGGCTGGTCCGCGGCTTGTAGTTGCCGGGCATCTTTGTTTCGAACGAGCCGCTGTAGTACGACGTGCCGTTGCCGTCACCGGGAAAGCCCGCTTCAGCCGAGGATGTGGCGTTGATGTATAGAAAATAGACACCCATGTTATAGCTGATCATGCGGTTGGTGCCGGCGTTCGGCCCGGCGAAATGCGTGGCGAGAAACTCGTTCGACGCGCACATGAACGCCTTGTGCGTGCGAATCGCGTTAAACCGCCGAGCGACGCCGGGATTCGTGCCGTCCCCTTCGGGAAGCTCGACCCCCATGTCCTTCGCCAGCGGACCCATGAAATCCCAACGCTGCACGGCCGCACCGTATGCCACGGTCGGCATCGGCGAGCCCCAAAGATACGCCCCCGACGTGCTCGGCGCGCCGACAATCATGTCTTCGTTGGATGTCGACCAGGCTTGAGACGCCTGCGCGAGGCCCCGAAGCGTCGCCATGCACGTGGTCTTTCGCGCGACCCGCATCGCGCCGGCCATCGCCGGCAACAGCAGCGACACCAGCAGCGCGATGATCGAGATGACCACCAACAGCTCAATCAGCGTGAACCCGCGCGACACACGGCGGGGCCGGCACTCTTTCCGCTTC includes these proteins:
- the thrS gene encoding Threonine--tRNA ligase; the protein is MIRVTLPDGSVHEHADGATARDVAAKIGPGLAKAALGAKADFGNGPAMLDLATPLSGDCKLWLITDKSDESLTILRHSTAHIMAEAICRLWPETKLVYGPPVEDGYYYDIDLPKRLTPEDFPAIEAEMAKIVAEDRPFTRYEMSRDEGLAKVRREGNPYKVENAERAKGDKLSFYVTGPEPGRNWEDLCMGTHIPSTGRVGGFKLLTVSGAFLHGDATKQQLQRVHGTAFHNKKDLAAYLTRIEEAKKRDHRKIGQELNLFTIDPLSGSGLILWKPKGAIVRLLLEEHLRDKLREQGYQPVFTPHIGRLELYRTSGHFPYYRDAQFPPLYETDTARILNELWVAEYERGDDQPMPAGEQRLLDELKSANGRLWNELLGDAEQPAARRFHPAPGNREHNLAVIRENLKVEDGFLLKPMNCPHHMRLYASEPRSYRDLPLRLAEFGTVYRYEQSGELSGMTRVRGFTQDDAHLFCAPEQLQDELAKCLSLTRYVLEMLGLTEYRVRIGLHDPKDKKFIDNPKGWADSEAAVRAAAAASGMRATEEVGEAAFYGPKIDFVVKDCIGREWQLGTVQCDYNGPERFGLEYVGRDNRMHRPVMIHRAPFGSMERFIGILIEHFEGAFPVWLAPVQTVVASISEKSEPYAREVTQRLKDGGFRVELDDTAEKIGPKKHRARQMKIPYIVVVGEQEAASRAVNVNDRAGKSENMGLDAFVERLKRESVPGPSR
- a CDS encoding putative major pilin subunit translates to MTLVAAKRKECRPRRVSRGFTLIELLVVISIIALLVSLLLPAMAGAMRVARKTTCMATLRGLAQASQAWSTSNEDMIVGAPSTSGAYLWGSPMPTVAYGAAVQRWDFMGPLAKDMGVELPEGDGTNPGVARRFNAIRTHKAFMCASNEFLATHFAGPNAGTNRMISYNMGVYFLYINATSSAEAGFPGDGNGTSYYSGSFETKMPGNYKPRTSLIGNPANKVLFADGGKYSEIDVAPDYDLSMPATWGGAFSDRGPHFLGATAGSRSWDRRFAPGNGGGSAATVDARIYGFRHSTGTPPRGAKANSYQGNLVYFDGHAATLGDLDFSNPYQWLPQNTVTANLSNIAPDVVQRYGLSDGFKVGP